The genomic region CCACGACGAGGAGCTCGTTGCCGGCCTGGCCGGGGGGATCGGCTTCATGTACTTCGTCTTCGAATACGAGGGCCGGCTGCCCATCGTCACGATTGTGGCCCAGGCCCATCCGGAGCCGTGGGTCCAGGTCGCCCTCGGCCGCCTGGGAATTCCGTACGACGCCACGCGCGCGATGAAGCCCCGCTGGGGCCGGGTCCGTGCCGCGCTCGACGAGGGGCAGCCCGCCTTCTGCGTGGTCGACCGCTCCTCTCTGCCCTGGCATGGGGCCGATCCGGACGCCGAGATGACCGGCACCGACCCGTACACCGTCGTCATCGCCGGGTACGACGGCGACGACCTGCTGATCGAGGACGGTGCCGATACTCCGTACCGGATCGACCGCGAAGAGTTCGGTGCTGCCTGGACCGCGCACCGCAACGGCCGCCACCAGCTGATCGTGCCCACTGGGCCGGCCGAGGGGGAGCCGGACGTGGCAGGGGCGATCGCCTCCACCGTCATGCACCTCACCGGGCCGGTTCTGGGGAACAAGTTCGACGTGAACTTCGGCTTCACCGGGATGGAGAAGCTCGCCGCACAGCTGCGCGACAGCACTACCAAGACGGGTTGGGAGCGCCGGTTCGGCAGCTCGCCCGAGGCCTTCCGTGCCGGCACAGGGCGGCTGCACGCCTGCTTGGAGGAGGAGTGGACCGCGCCGGGCGCGACCCGGCCGCTGTACGCGGACTTCCTCGACCTCGTCGGGCGCCCAGAGGCCGCCGGACTCTTCAGAGAGTCCGCCCGGCACTGGTCGGAGCTGGCCGTGCTCGCCCGGGACGCCGCCCCGGATGCCGGTGCCCAGGGGCTGCGAGCGCTGTTCGACGCGTGTGCGGAGCGTGTGGACCGCTGCCTGGACCTGGAGCGGCAGGCGGTACGGGCGCTGCAGAATTAGTGCCCGCCGCGTGGTCCTGCCGGGCGTCGTCTCCGAACGTGCGGTGAGTGAGGCCTTCTCAGCGAATGGGCAGCTGGTCGACCTGATCGGCGAACCGGCAGGTCGTCAGAGGTCGTTGCGTTGGCGTGACACCATCTGTGCATGCGATTGGAGGAGCCGTTCACGCCCGCCGGGGTCTGCGCGTTCCTAATCACGGAGTTCACGGCTACCAAGACGGACCCGGAGCTGCCCTCGGTGCGCGAGCAGCTGCTGGCCTGAACCGGGGGAGGGGGTTCGGGGGGCGTCCTTCAGCGGGCGCGGCGGCGCGATCGGCGGCTCAGTCGAAGACGCGGGCCCAGGGCGAGCGGGGCCAGCAGGGTCAGGGTCAGGGTCCCCACCGACTCGACGACGAGGGTGGCCCCGACCAGTTCGGCATCAAGGGTCTCGTGGAAACCGAACACCCCCGAGGGCGTCAGGCTGAGCACCAGCGCGCCCAGGGTCCCCGCCGTGAACAGCGCGCCGAGCGCGGCCACGGCACCCAGGTATCGCCGGGGGGCGGCCAGCAGCGCCAGCGCGAGCAGGCCGCCCCCGATGGCGTTGAGCAGGAAGAGCACGCCGATGGTGGCCAGGTCCTGGTAGCCGCCCGCCCAGAGGTGCAGGTGGATGGCGGCCATCGCCGCCGTCAGCCCCGCGCCGACCAGGCGCAGGGCGAGCAGGGCCGCGGTCATGGACCGGCCGGCGGGCGGGGCCTCGGGCCGGGCTGCGGGGTGGCGGACGGTCATGGCGGTCAGTAGCCATCGCTCGACGACGGGGTCTGGTTCACCGGCGCCTCGCTACCGCCAGCCACGGTGATCTCCGTCTTCATGCCCTTGTCCTTGTGCCCGTCGACGGGGCAGTAGATCTCGTACGTGCCGGACGCGAGGGTGACCTTGAGCGTCTCGGACGCGCCGGGCTCCAGCGTCTTGGTGGCCTTCTCGTCCGTC from Streptomyces sp. NBC_00190 harbors:
- a CDS encoding BtrH N-terminal domain-containing protein; the encoded protein is MTVLVYEDFGNGRHREASLIRHALGSVHDEELVAGLAGGIGFMYFVFEYEGRLPIVTIVAQAHPEPWVQVALGRLGIPYDATRAMKPRWGRVRAALDEGQPAFCVVDRSSLPWHGADPDAEMTGTDPYTVVIAGYDGDDLLIEDGADTPYRIDREEFGAAWTAHRNGRHQLIVPTGPAEGEPDVAGAIASTVMHLTGPVLGNKFDVNFGFTGMEKLAAQLRDSTTKTGWERRFGSSPEAFRAGTGRLHACLEEEWTAPGATRPLYADFLDLVGRPEAAGLFRESARHWSELAVLARDAAPDAGAQGLRALFDACAERVDRCLDLERQAVRALQN